The genomic segment GGGCGGCGGGACGGAGGGGGCAACGTGCGTACGCGGCCACGGAAGGTGGACGGGGCACGGGTCCGAGATCGGCCGGCGCTTCCCGCACCTCGACGTGGTGGCGACCCCGCACCGCACCCTCAGCCGGAGCCGGCGGAGGCCACTCAGTCCCCCAACTCCCGCTGGAGATACACCGACCGATGCGTCGGTACGTAGCCCAGCGCGTCGTTCACCGCGCGCATCGGGGCGTTGGCGTCGGCCGTGTCGGTCACCAGCCCGGTGAGGGCGGGGTGGGTGGTCAGAGCGGTGCGGATCGACTCCGCCTTCATCCAGCGGGCCAGGCCGCGCCCCCGGTGGGCGGGCAGGACGCCGGTTCCGTAGTGCAGGCCTTCGCCCGTACCGTCGCCGGGGACGACCAGTTCGGTGAAGCCGACGATCGTGCCGTCCGCCTCACTGACGGCGGCGACCGTGTGCAGGATTTCGCCGCGCCGCTCGACGGCGCGGGCGACGGCTCGTACCCGGTCCACGTCCCAGGTCTCGGCGCCGTGGTCCATCTCGTCCATCGGCATGTCGTCCATCGCCCACCGCGACCCGGCGAACGTCTCGGCCAGCTCGTCGGGGACCGTTCCGGTCCAGGAGGTCAGCCGGTAGCCCGGGTGCGGGTCGGCGGCCAGGGCGGCGAGGGCGACCGGATCGGCGTCGGCCGTCACCAGGCGGGCGAAGGTCAGGGTGAGGACCACCCGGAAGCCACGGGCCGTCAGGAACTCCGCCGCCACGCCACCGTCCCCGCCCTCCTGCCCCTCGCCGGCCCCGCCCGCCAGGGCCACCTGGGCCGTCACCGTGCGCCGGCCCTCCGCCCGGGCACCCGCGAGGGCCGTGTCCAGCAGACGGCTTCCGATGCCGGTGCGGCGGGCGACCG from the Streptomyces sp. NBC_01335 genome contains:
- a CDS encoding GNAT family N-acetyltransferase; protein product: MPLRITPLAEPDHGQPSGSSPGPSSGSSSYRLVWLAEEVPGDAGGPAVIDPPAYPVGSAYLRLSTEPGRDHLAELDLAVHPVARRTGIGSRLLDTALAGARAEGRRTVTAQVALAGGAGEGQEGGDGGVAAEFLTARGFRVVLTLTFARLVTADADPVALAALAADPHPGYRLTSWTGTVPDELAETFAGSRWAMDDMPMDEMDHGAETWDVDRVRAVARAVERRGEILHTVAAVSEADGTIVGFTELVVPGDGTGEGLHYGTGVLPAHRGRGLARWMKAESIRTALTTHPALTGLVTDTADANAPMRAVNDALGYVPTHRSVYLQRELGD